A single region of the Brachypodium distachyon strain Bd21 chromosome 3, Brachypodium_distachyon_v3.0, whole genome shotgun sequence genome encodes:
- the LOC100846525 gene encoding sulfite exporter TauE/SafE family protein 3 isoform X2, translating into MGRKWHAVAALAIAYTVVATVAADDRGHLLAGTVTAPEGRSSLRNVTSLGRTTYHHVWPPMKVGWRVLLGSFIVFFGAAFGSIGGVGGGGIFVPMLTLIIGFDTKSSAAISKCMIMGAALSTVYCNLKLKHPSLDMPLIDYDLALLIQPMLMLGVSIGVICNVIFPDWLVTVLLISLFLVTSTKAFLKGVETWKKETLTKREATKQLEQTSEQWEYTLPPSGADDAASKAPSDEAVSIWKNIYWKEFGLLAFVWIAFLVLQITKDYVATCSTWYWVLNILQIPVSVGVTMYQAVGLAQGKRVISSKANNQTSLKAYQLFVYCSLGLTAGSMGGLLGVGGGIIMGPLFLELGVPPQVSSATSTFAMMFSASMSVVEYYLLKRFPVPYAAFFTIVAFLAAIVGQGVVRKMISWLGRASLIIFVLSFMIFISALSLGGVGTSNMIHKITQHEYLGFENICKYDA; encoded by the exons ATGGGAAGGAAATGGCACGCCGTCGCGGCCCTGGCCATAGCCTACACCGTCGTtgccaccgtcgccgccgacgacagGGGCCACTTGCTCGCTGGTACCGTTACGGCGCCGGAGGGAAGGAGCTCCCTGCGCAATGTCACCAGCTTAGGCAGGACAACTTACCACCACGTTTGGCCG CCCATGAAAGTTGGATGGCGTGTTTTGCTGGGGTCATTCATCGTATTCTTTGGGGCAGCGTTTGGCAGCATTGGCGGGGTGGGTGGCGGTGGGATCTTCGTGCCCATGCTAACCTTGATCATTGGTTTTGATACAAAATCATCGGCGGCGATTTCAAAAT GCATGATCATGGGAGCTGCTTTGTCAACTGTGTATTGTAACCTCAAGTTAAAACACCCAAGTCTGGACATGCCATTGATAGACTATGATCTAGCCCTGCTCATACAGCCCATGCTCATGTTGGGGGTCAGCATTGGGGTTATTTGTAATGTGATATTCCCTGACTGGCTTGTCACGGTGCTCTTGATCAGCCTCTTTCTAG TTACTTCGACTAAAGCTTTTCTGAAGGGTGTTGAAACTTGGAAGAAAGAGACGTTAACTAAAAGG GAGGCAACAAAACAGTTAGAGCAAACCA GTGAACAATGGGAGTATACACTGCCGCCCTCAGGAGCAGATGATGCAGCTTCAAAAGCCCCGTCAGATGAAGCG GTATCTATTTGGAAGAACATATATTGGAAGGAGTTTGGCCTTCTTGCCTTTGTTTGGATAGCATTCCTTGTGCTTCAAATCACCAAG GACTACGTGGCAACTTGCTCCACATGGTATTGGGTTTTAAATATACTCCAG ATCCCGGTGTCAGTTGGGGTAACCATGTACCAAGCAGTAGGTTTGGCGCAGGGGAAGAGGGTGATATCATCAAAGGCAAATAATCAGACCAGCCTGAAAGCTTATCAGTTATTTGTGTACTGCTCCTTGGGCCTCACTGCTGGCAGCATGGGCGGTCTGCTTGGCGTTGGTGGGGGTATCATCATGGGGCCCCTCTTCTTGGAGCTTGGTGTCCCTCCGCAG GTCTCAAGTGCTACATCAACCTTTGCTATGATGTTCTCGGCCTCCATGTCTGTCGTAGAATATTACCTCTTGAAGCGGTTCCCTGTACCGTATG ctGCCTTCTTCACCATAGTGGCATTTCTCGCTGCAATTGTTGGCCAGGGAGTTGTAAGGAAGATGATCAGTTGGTTAGGGCGTGCATCGCTTATCATCTTCGTATTGTCCTTCATGATCTTCATCAGCGCACTTTCTCTAG GCGGAGTCGGCACCTCTAACATGATTCACAAGATCACCCAACACGAGTACTTGGGATTTGAGAACATCTGCAAATATGATGCATAG
- the LOC100846525 gene encoding sulfite exporter TauE/SafE family protein 3 isoform X1 — translation MGRKWHAVAALAIAYTVVATVAADDRGHLLAGTVTAPEGRSSLRNVTSLGRTTYHHVWPPMKVGWRVLLGSFIVFFGAAFGSIGGVGGGGIFVPMLTLIIGFDTKSSAAISKCMIMGAALSTVYCNLKLKHPSLDMPLIDYDLALLIQPMLMLGVSIGVICNVIFPDWLVTVLLISLFLVTSTKAFLKGVETWKKETLTKREATKQLEQTSNIHKPVALHSPNADNCCSYFLDLLGEQWEYTLPPSGADDAASKAPSDEAVSIWKNIYWKEFGLLAFVWIAFLVLQITKDYVATCSTWYWVLNILQIPVSVGVTMYQAVGLAQGKRVISSKANNQTSLKAYQLFVYCSLGLTAGSMGGLLGVGGGIIMGPLFLELGVPPQVSSATSTFAMMFSASMSVVEYYLLKRFPVPYAAFFTIVAFLAAIVGQGVVRKMISWLGRASLIIFVLSFMIFISALSLGGVGTSNMIHKITQHEYLGFENICKYDA, via the exons ATGGGAAGGAAATGGCACGCCGTCGCGGCCCTGGCCATAGCCTACACCGTCGTtgccaccgtcgccgccgacgacagGGGCCACTTGCTCGCTGGTACCGTTACGGCGCCGGAGGGAAGGAGCTCCCTGCGCAATGTCACCAGCTTAGGCAGGACAACTTACCACCACGTTTGGCCG CCCATGAAAGTTGGATGGCGTGTTTTGCTGGGGTCATTCATCGTATTCTTTGGGGCAGCGTTTGGCAGCATTGGCGGGGTGGGTGGCGGTGGGATCTTCGTGCCCATGCTAACCTTGATCATTGGTTTTGATACAAAATCATCGGCGGCGATTTCAAAAT GCATGATCATGGGAGCTGCTTTGTCAACTGTGTATTGTAACCTCAAGTTAAAACACCCAAGTCTGGACATGCCATTGATAGACTATGATCTAGCCCTGCTCATACAGCCCATGCTCATGTTGGGGGTCAGCATTGGGGTTATTTGTAATGTGATATTCCCTGACTGGCTTGTCACGGTGCTCTTGATCAGCCTCTTTCTAG TTACTTCGACTAAAGCTTTTCTGAAGGGTGTTGAAACTTGGAAGAAAGAGACGTTAACTAAAAGG GAGGCAACAAAACAGTTAGAGCAAACCAGTAACATCCATAAACCTGTTGCTCTTCATTCCCCAAATGCAGATAATTGTTGCTCATATTTTCTTGATCTACTAGGTGAACAATGGGAGTATACACTGCCGCCCTCAGGAGCAGATGATGCAGCTTCAAAAGCCCCGTCAGATGAAGCG GTATCTATTTGGAAGAACATATATTGGAAGGAGTTTGGCCTTCTTGCCTTTGTTTGGATAGCATTCCTTGTGCTTCAAATCACCAAG GACTACGTGGCAACTTGCTCCACATGGTATTGGGTTTTAAATATACTCCAG ATCCCGGTGTCAGTTGGGGTAACCATGTACCAAGCAGTAGGTTTGGCGCAGGGGAAGAGGGTGATATCATCAAAGGCAAATAATCAGACCAGCCTGAAAGCTTATCAGTTATTTGTGTACTGCTCCTTGGGCCTCACTGCTGGCAGCATGGGCGGTCTGCTTGGCGTTGGTGGGGGTATCATCATGGGGCCCCTCTTCTTGGAGCTTGGTGTCCCTCCGCAG GTCTCAAGTGCTACATCAACCTTTGCTATGATGTTCTCGGCCTCCATGTCTGTCGTAGAATATTACCTCTTGAAGCGGTTCCCTGTACCGTATG ctGCCTTCTTCACCATAGTGGCATTTCTCGCTGCAATTGTTGGCCAGGGAGTTGTAAGGAAGATGATCAGTTGGTTAGGGCGTGCATCGCTTATCATCTTCGTATTGTCCTTCATGATCTTCATCAGCGCACTTTCTCTAG GCGGAGTCGGCACCTCTAACATGATTCACAAGATCACCCAACACGAGTACTTGGGATTTGAGAACATCTGCAAATATGATGCATAG
- the LOC100846525 gene encoding sulfite exporter TauE/SafE family protein 3 isoform X3 translates to MIMGAALSTVYCNLKLKHPSLDMPLIDYDLALLIQPMLMLGVSIGVICNVIFPDWLVTVLLISLFLVTSTKAFLKGVETWKKETLTKREATKQLEQTSNIHKPVALHSPNADNCCSYFLDLLGEQWEYTLPPSGADDAASKAPSDEAVSIWKNIYWKEFGLLAFVWIAFLVLQITKDYVATCSTWYWVLNILQIPVSVGVTMYQAVGLAQGKRVISSKANNQTSLKAYQLFVYCSLGLTAGSMGGLLGVGGGIIMGPLFLELGVPPQVSSATSTFAMMFSASMSVVEYYLLKRFPVPYAAFFTIVAFLAAIVGQGVVRKMISWLGRASLIIFVLSFMIFISALSLGGVGTSNMIHKITQHEYLGFENICKYDA, encoded by the exons ATGATCATGGGAGCTGCTTTGTCAACTGTGTATTGTAACCTCAAGTTAAAACACCCAAGTCTGGACATGCCATTGATAGACTATGATCTAGCCCTGCTCATACAGCCCATGCTCATGTTGGGGGTCAGCATTGGGGTTATTTGTAATGTGATATTCCCTGACTGGCTTGTCACGGTGCTCTTGATCAGCCTCTTTCTAG TTACTTCGACTAAAGCTTTTCTGAAGGGTGTTGAAACTTGGAAGAAAGAGACGTTAACTAAAAGG GAGGCAACAAAACAGTTAGAGCAAACCAGTAACATCCATAAACCTGTTGCTCTTCATTCCCCAAATGCAGATAATTGTTGCTCATATTTTCTTGATCTACTAGGTGAACAATGGGAGTATACACTGCCGCCCTCAGGAGCAGATGATGCAGCTTCAAAAGCCCCGTCAGATGAAGCG GTATCTATTTGGAAGAACATATATTGGAAGGAGTTTGGCCTTCTTGCCTTTGTTTGGATAGCATTCCTTGTGCTTCAAATCACCAAG GACTACGTGGCAACTTGCTCCACATGGTATTGGGTTTTAAATATACTCCAG ATCCCGGTGTCAGTTGGGGTAACCATGTACCAAGCAGTAGGTTTGGCGCAGGGGAAGAGGGTGATATCATCAAAGGCAAATAATCAGACCAGCCTGAAAGCTTATCAGTTATTTGTGTACTGCTCCTTGGGCCTCACTGCTGGCAGCATGGGCGGTCTGCTTGGCGTTGGTGGGGGTATCATCATGGGGCCCCTCTTCTTGGAGCTTGGTGTCCCTCCGCAG GTCTCAAGTGCTACATCAACCTTTGCTATGATGTTCTCGGCCTCCATGTCTGTCGTAGAATATTACCTCTTGAAGCGGTTCCCTGTACCGTATG ctGCCTTCTTCACCATAGTGGCATTTCTCGCTGCAATTGTTGGCCAGGGAGTTGTAAGGAAGATGATCAGTTGGTTAGGGCGTGCATCGCTTATCATCTTCGTATTGTCCTTCATGATCTTCATCAGCGCACTTTCTCTAG GCGGAGTCGGCACCTCTAACATGATTCACAAGATCACCCAACACGAGTACTTGGGATTTGAGAACATCTGCAAATATGATGCATAG